A stretch of DNA from Vidua macroura isolate BioBank_ID:100142 chromosome 12, ASM2450914v1, whole genome shotgun sequence:
AGTTTACACCATTAGTTTACAATCAATTAAAACTAATTCTGCAGTATAGGCAAAACCACAGACAGGCCACATTCTGGATCAAACATACCACTCAAAGTGAACTTATTTTGAGTGCAGCTTAAAGGTAGTTAtcaaaaagaaatctaaatgcTCTTAAGAATAGTATTACAGAGCCACCCATCCCCATTTTAGTGTTCTAGACAACCACTATGAACATTAGTAGGGTGAATTTGGGTTTTCAAAATCAGTCACTACACACTTTGTCAGTGACCACAGGCAGTTTATACAAGGTTCTGTAGTAAATCCTTCCAAAAGCCATCAGGTAGTGTCAGATAGCAAACCCTAAGGAACTACCCAAATTCAGGTGCAGAAGACCAcaaatggagcagaaaaaaagcaataccAGGGCAGCAGGTGCTCATCACAGTGAGGGCTTGGaggctgtcccagcccagcaggatcccaCCACAACACATCCTCAGAGACACAGATTCAGCTTTCAAACACATGAGACTGACACAATGCGGGAGAAAACACAACTGTTATTatgttgttttaaaacatttccagaTCAACTTTTGGAATTTTTCTGTTGTCATTCTAGCAGACAGATAaagtttcttggtttttttcttctaaagtgAGATCAAAGTCCTTGCTTGCTGGGAGAAGGCTGGAAAGAGGAAGTTGTTCTCTTAGACCTGAATCTATCTGTGTCTTAGTAGGCCAAACCACCGATGTACAGACAGCATTTCTCTCCTTGCTAACTGACACTTCAACTCGgtgctgcatttctgttttctaaagAGTATACTTCACAAAAAGCTTAAATTGTAAGATTAAAGGTAATGCATTAGAATTTACTCATACAGCAGGTCACTGAACTACAAGCTGTTACAAAAGGAAATGAATCtacaagcaaaaccaaaatagaGAACCAGAGGAATGTGTCCAAAACACATCCTGTTTTCAGATCATCCTGTGTGCCATTCCTTCCATGGAAGCCAATTTCTAATGTGACTCTAAAGTTTTCCTCAGGCACCAGAGGCTCTTTGCAGGAAAGAGCTCTAAGGGAAAGCTAGGAGGAAGAGATGAAGAAGGATGGCACTTCAGAagctctattttattttaagtagtGCTTTATACATGGTGaaggtattttatttaacacagaaaaatataacTCTCCTTCAGATACTAAATCAAAAGCCTTAAGCAATTATCCTCTTTCCATTCTGCTTGCACATAAATAACATGCATTTGAAAAGGACAGGATGGTGGTAGGAACAGCTAAGACACAAGAACTGACTCTGTGCTGGTAACTGGTTTATGTTCTTAGCTTCACAGGACAGCATGCAGAGGAAAGTATGAGTCAGAGCCCTTCCTATTAAATTCCCCAGGATACAACAAGAAATACTTCCAAAATACCTCTATCTGTGTGTCATCACCACACCAGTGCATAAGGAAGATGCTAACACAGCATTACAGTGTTACAAGGCTGTGACAGTGAGAAGAGGAAAACCAATATAATGGCTTGGAGCACTGCAACACATGGGGCTATGCTGGCAGAATAACGTAAGAGTTTGGGGTGGAAGGTATTTTGAAAGTTGTTATAGTGTCAGCGCTGGAGAGACCAAGCCCAGCCTTGAGAATATTGTTGTCAGAGCGACATGCCTCTGTGAAATTACATCCTCACTTGTGCTCATGGCAAACTTTTCAAGGAAGTTTTGCTAAATGCATCAGTTCCCTCTCAGAAAGGCAGTGTCCCGACACGTTCCCGTTGGACTTTTGGGAAGACTTCACaccaagtgatttttttaaggtCTGTTGTGCCACCAGGAGGATTTCTATTGAACTACACTTTTAAATGTTCCAGGATAAATATACGTGAATTTACAGATTACACGTGTGTAATGTGATTACTGACTTACATACAAAACACTCAGCctgttactaaaaaaaaaaagttgttttttttttttaatttccagtatCTGCAATATTTTTATGTCTCGTAAGTTCTCTAAATTGATTTAAGCACATGAATGATAACTAACAGAAattcttctgcctttttctttttgactgGGGTGGGAAACTGCAAAAGAATATGCTCACGGGTACAACTTCATGCAATGTATCATTTACTATGAAGCAACATACATATGTTCAGTTCTGGGTTCCTCAGAACAAGAAAGACAGGTAGAGGGTCCTGTAGAGGCCCACAAAGATgatgaggggtctggagcacctctcttatgaggaaagacagcaggagctgggccagTTGAGACTAGAGAAGATATCTAATTAACGCATATAAGTATCTTCAAGGCAAGTGCCAAGAGGATTGTGCCAGActtttttcagtggtgcccagcgGTGTGACGAGGAGCAATAGCCATAAactaaaccacaaaaaaatttcATCTCAGCAAGGAAGAACTTACGTGTAGGCTGGCAGAGCACCggaacagctgcccagagagattatggagtctccctctctggagacattccaaacccacccGGACACGTTCCTGTGTCGCCTGCTCTAGGAGACCCTGCCTGGATGATCTCCAGCGGTGCCATCCAACCCTGACAATTCTACGATTCTGTGCCATATGAATGACGATTTAATCAGCATCCAGTGTGCAGTGGGAGCACTTCTAAAGGGCATTCATAGCCCGAAAGGCCAGTATCACGCAGCGGTGTGTCGGAGGCACGCGTGCGGCCGTTTTGCAGCGGGGCGGTCCCGGCCCCGACACACGGCACAGGCGTGGCCGCGGCGCAGAGCGCACGGAAAGGACGGCCCGGCGGCGGACATGCCTGTGAGTTGTTTACGGTCTGCTACACCGGGCCCGGTGCCGCCTGTCCCGGGCACCGCGGGGACCTTGCGGGGCGGCGGGTGACGGAGCGGACGCGACCGTCCTCGGTCTCCGGCCGCCGGTGCGGCCGCTCGGGCTCCCCGCTGTTCCCGGGAGCCGCAGGCGGCCGCAAAGGCCCCGGCGGGGCGCGGCTGCGGCCGCGCtcgggcagccccggggccccggcccggctcccGCGTGGCCGCGTAACGCCCAGTGCGCTTTTCCTCTTGCCCCACCCAGCTGGCCAAAGACCTAGTGCATCCCTCCTTAGAGGATGAGAAGAGGAAGCACAAAAAGAAACGTCTGGTGCAGAGCCCAAACTCCTACTTTATGGATGTAAAATGTCCAGGTAAATCTTTAAAATGTTCATGCGTGATGGAAGGAACAAAATTGATCTTGTATACTGTTCATCTTCATGTAACGGTTGATTATTGTTTCTTATCTGAGTTTGGTTTATCTATTCTGTAGAGAAAAAGGTCTGTATATTGC
This window harbors:
- the RPS27L gene encoding 40S ribosomal protein S27-like, with protein sequence MNDDLISIQCAVGALLKGIHSPKGQYHAAVCRRHACGRFAAGRSRPRHTAQAWPRRRAHGKDGPAADMPLAKDLVHPSLEDEKRKHKKKRLVQSPNSYFMDVKCPGCYKITTVFSHAQTVVLCVGCSTVLCQPTGGKARLTEGCSFRRKQH